From Salipiger profundus, a single genomic window includes:
- a CDS encoding DoxX family protein — protein MSTFPWRHVLPGALAAFFLLGGTLNIFASPEIRADYDRWGYPGWFPYLTAALEWTAAVLIAIPRTRLAGHVLGAGVMGAAALTVLLHGEFSHAIPPLVVLALLGLSGGWLLRQGNVARP, from the coding sequence ATGAGCACGTTTCCCTGGCGCCACGTCCTTCCGGGCGCCCTTGCCGCCTTCTTCCTTCTTGGCGGAACCCTGAACATCTTTGCCAGCCCGGAGATCCGCGCCGACTATGATCGTTGGGGCTATCCGGGATGGTTCCCCTACCTGACCGCCGCGCTGGAGTGGACGGCCGCCGTGCTGATCGCGATCCCCCGGACGCGTCTTGCAGGCCATGTCCTGGGCGCCGGCGTCATGGGCGCCGCCGCCCTCACCGTGTTGCTGCACGGCGAATTCAGCCATGCGATCCCGCCGCTGGTGGTTCTCGCGCTCCTTGGATTGAGCGGGGGCTGGCTGCTCCGGCAAGGAAACGTGGCCCGTCCCTGA
- a CDS encoding flavin reductase family protein has protein sequence MIADTRSAPDTASETGQLFREAMAALAATTCVVSAAQGDERVGRTVTAALSLAVDPPSLLVSIDSSARLAALIRARRGFSFAMLQSDQGAVAEAFAGKGPRERRFEHGTWEPWQSGHPRLRGAMAAMDCILAGEVDMGDHVLFVGRPEHIDLAEGRSPLVWHDRRFHSVHPL, from the coding sequence GGCAGCTCTTCCGCGAGGCCATGGCCGCGCTTGCGGCGACCACCTGCGTGGTTTCGGCCGCGCAGGGCGACGAGAGGGTCGGGCGCACCGTCACGGCGGCCCTGTCGCTGGCCGTCGATCCGCCGTCGCTGCTCGTGTCGATCGACAGCAGCGCGCGGCTCGCGGCGCTCATCCGGGCCCGTCGCGGGTTCTCCTTCGCCATGCTGCAGTCAGACCAGGGTGCCGTGGCCGAGGCCTTTGCCGGAAAGGGCCCGCGCGAGCGGCGCTTCGAGCATGGCACGTGGGAGCCCTGGCAATCGGGGCACCCCCGGCTTCGCGGCGCGATGGCCGCGATGGACTGCATTCTTGCCGGTGAGGTGGACATGGGCGATCACGTTCTCTTCGTCGGACGCCCGGAGCACATCGACCTTGCGGAAGGGCGCAGCCCCCTCGTCTGGCACGACCGTCGCTTCCATTCGGTCCATCCGCTCTGA
- a CDS encoding LOG family protein — translation MTDSIDAEGPRKPQPADALHREVDLPGCEPKPATEDTRAPALLREIMDHPNYRQADEDPAFLHRADMRGTRLMLDYQKAEALLAEHGVAHAIVVFGSTRIPEPEVAAERLAALEAEAARAPDDADLAQRLRIARRVHDKSRFYEIARDLGRLVGEAEGPHGNRLVVVTGGGPGMMEAANRGAHEAGARTVGLNIMLPQEQFPNPYVTPGLCFRFHYFALRKLHFLLHARALVVFPGGFGTLDELFETLTLIQTRKIRPLPVVLVGEAYWRRVFDVDFLLDEGVIDPEDRELFWYAETADEIWQDIRRWYVSAGRDITAPGPDCA, via the coding sequence ATGACCGACAGCATCGACGCCGAGGGGCCGCGCAAGCCGCAGCCTGCGGATGCGCTGCACCGCGAGGTCGACCTGCCCGGGTGCGAACCGAAGCCCGCCACCGAAGACACCCGCGCGCCCGCCCTGCTTCGCGAGATCATGGATCATCCGAACTACCGGCAGGCCGACGAGGACCCCGCCTTTCTGCACCGTGCCGACATGCGCGGCACCCGGCTGATGCTCGACTACCAGAAGGCCGAGGCGTTGCTCGCGGAACATGGCGTGGCGCACGCGATCGTGGTGTTCGGCAGCACCCGCATTCCCGAGCCCGAGGTCGCCGCCGAGAGGCTCGCCGCGCTCGAGGCCGAAGCCGCGCGTGCGCCCGACGACGCGGATTTGGCCCAGCGCCTGAGGATCGCCCGTCGCGTCCACGACAAGAGCCGCTTCTACGAGATCGCGCGGGATCTGGGCCGGCTCGTCGGTGAGGCCGAAGGCCCCCACGGAAACCGGCTGGTTGTCGTCACCGGCGGCGGGCCGGGCATGATGGAGGCCGCGAACCGGGGCGCCCACGAGGCCGGCGCCCGGACCGTCGGGCTGAACATCATGCTGCCCCAAGAGCAGTTTCCGAACCCCTACGTGACGCCGGGCCTGTGCTTCCGTTTCCACTACTTCGCCCTGCGCAAGCTGCACTTTCTATTGCACGCCCGCGCCCTCGTGGTCTTTCCCGGCGGCTTCGGCACGCTCGACGAGCTGTTCGAGACGCTGACCCTCATCCAGACGCGAAAGATCCGCCCGCTGCCAGTCGTGCTCGTGGGCGAGGCCTACTGGCGGCGGGTCTTCGATGTCGACTTCCTGCTCGACGAAGGCGTCATCGACCCGGAGGACCGGGAGCTTTTCTGGTATGCCGAGACGGCCGACGAGATATGGCAGGACATACGTCGCTGGTATGTCAGCGCGGGCCGGGACATCACCGCGCCCGGCCCGGACTGCGCCTGA
- a CDS encoding F0F1 ATP synthase subunit gamma — protein MSEHFADIEARIDAVHKLEAVITAMRGIAASRVQESQHHLDSIRTFAATIGAAIGQALAFLPRVEPDAGGTEAPYRHAVLAFAAEQGFAGAFSDKVFDALAPLVEPGCELLLIGDRGLSAADRRGLSVAWSAPMISHPDQATALASRLSETIFRRAAETPLTRVSLVHAVPGGTGLMSVVVKDLVPFDYGRFPLSRTAVPPLITLPPDRLLRHLVEEYVFAELSEAIVLSFAAENEARMRAMIRAQENTGDTLDTLTALSRQVRQQDITEEIVELATASLTQGGSDA, from the coding sequence ATGAGCGAGCATTTCGCCGATATCGAGGCCCGCATCGACGCGGTCCACAAGCTCGAGGCGGTCATCACCGCCATGCGTGGCATCGCGGCCTCGCGAGTGCAGGAGTCGCAGCATCACCTCGACAGCATCCGCACCTTTGCGGCCACCATCGGCGCTGCCATCGGGCAGGCGTTGGCTTTCCTGCCCCGCGTCGAGCCCGATGCCGGCGGGACCGAGGCCCCCTACCGCCACGCGGTGCTGGCCTTTGCCGCGGAACAGGGCTTTGCCGGGGCCTTCTCCGACAAGGTCTTCGACGCGCTTGCGCCGCTGGTCGAACCCGGATGCGAACTGCTGCTGATCGGGGATCGCGGCCTGTCCGCTGCCGACCGGCGCGGCCTGTCGGTCGCCTGGAGCGCCCCGATGATCTCCCACCCGGACCAGGCAACCGCGCTGGCTTCACGCCTGTCCGAGACCATCTTTCGCCGCGCGGCGGAAACGCCGCTGACGCGGGTCTCGCTGGTGCACGCGGTGCCCGGCGGCACTGGGCTCATGTCGGTCGTGGTCAAGGATCTCGTGCCCTTCGACTACGGGCGCTTTCCGCTGTCGCGCACGGCGGTGCCGCCGCTCATCACGCTGCCACCGGACCGGCTGCTCCGGCATCTCGTCGAGGAATACGTCTTCGCGGAACTCAGCGAAGCCATCGTCCTCTCCTTCGCCGCCGAGAACGAGGCGCGGATGCGCGCCATGATCCGCGCACAGGAAAACACCGGCGATACGCTCGACACGCTCACGGCCCTGTCGCGGCAGGTCCGGCAGCAGGACATCACCGAGGAGATCGTCGAGCTTGCCACCGCGAGCCTGACACAGGGAGGAAGCGACGCATGA